Genomic segment of Euwallacea fornicatus isolate EFF26 chromosome 34, ASM4011564v1, whole genome shotgun sequence:
TTGTAAACATCAATTCTAGGTTGTAaactaaattttgttttgggAATCTGCTAGAACATAATTGAATTTGAGTTTAATTCTAGTTATGCGTATACACAAGCTGTGCGCTCGAAAGAATATATTTCATTATACTGAATATTTGAATACCAAATtatggaacaaattttataatttactattaatttatCTCATTTTGATAGAACTGCCCAAGTGGTGTCTCCATATGATGACAAAGTCATGGGAAATCCAATTGGTTGGCTTCAGGAGATGTGTATGTCTCGTCGCTGGCCACCACCGTTGTACGAAATGGAACATGAAGAAGGTTTACCCCACGAACGTCAGTTTACCATTGCTTGTCAGGTATATCAATTTAGCTTATATTATACCTTCGCTGTCTattttcaagcaatttttttttaatacttcgATAAAAGATTCTTGTTCGCGTAGCTATGTTCTTCCGATAAATGTAACAACAGTTTCagctttaaaaattacacTGTGTCAAACATTAATTGCTTATAAGTAATTTGTTTGATATAATGTAACTCCTCTAGCTTTTATGTGTacattttggtattttttaactgttttaaggattattttttatgctcTTCAGGTCTTAAAATTACGTGAAATTGGTACCGGAAAATCAAAGAAGCTCGCAAAGCGTGTCGCTGCCAACAAGATGTGGCAGACTTTGCAAGACTTACCTTTGGACGGGAACAATTTTCCAGGATTTGATCCGGATGAGGAGGTATGTTGTTTCTTGACATTGTTAACTTGATttaacaatgatttttttttgagtaaaaagaAAACGCAGTTTGCTTCCATTTAAACGAGTCTCTCTCCAATGGTATTCGAGATTTTCATGTTTACAGTTGAATGTGGTGCATACTATAGGTCGTGAACGAATGACTATAGACTCACACATAATAAAATTCCCAATGAACCGCTGCGTATAATGATGTTTGATGgctattggaaaaaaaattgagcaaatGTAGACAATCGTTTTGCGGCAGACCAATGTTGTCGAAGCATCAAGGTAATAACTTTATCACCATGCGAGGAGAAGCCGTAATATATTTTCGACTTACAGTTACTTACTTTATAAATACCagacaaatatttttgttatttgaaacCAGATACGTTGGTTTTTATCTTCGGATATTAACAGATTTCGCACTGATCAGTTTGGCGTTCAGGGTCGTCGATAAAAAAGACTCTGGAAGTATAGAGAGTAGTCCAAATTCCCAGCAAGCTGATTTTGCGCTTTCGAGTTATATGTCTTAAGTAGCATTATGCGGTTGATTTGGCCGGCAGTTTAGGTATCTTATGTGCTCGGGTATTTTGCTGTTTTTCTGTTATCCTGTGTACATAAAACAATGCAGAgttgaaatgatttttttaattaattttcggttatcttttcttttaattttttcgccTATAAAAGCGcgatttgtatatttttcgcttaatttaataagttctGAGAAAAGCGCAAAGTATCTTAGCACAtattcatttcaatttcatgTATTGTTTTAGATAACGGGAAAAGCGGGTAACCTTCCGCAGCGTTACGCTGGGTTGAAAGACAGCAAAATTCCTATTCTAAACAACCAGCAGTCACAGAAGGTGTCCCAATTCCATAAAGCCCTCAAGCAGTCGGCGGGCAAGAAACTTAATGACTTGCAGGTAAAGATGCAgatattttgctttttaaatCTCTTCACTTTCGAGTATCTCAATTTATAGTTGCTATATTTTAACAAACTTTTCCAGAGGAATAATTACGAACCGAAAAAATCTGGGGCTTACACTTaagaaataccctgtatttcgGAAATGAAACCATTCCGAACATCCATGTATACGGGCtgtttttcatatttagaCTCAATGAATGCCCCAATAAATTTCCACTATATGTTTAACAAACACCTTGTGTTAATATAGCCGCTGAAATATGTGAAACTATTGTCTAAGAGCGAGCCTTCCGTGCAGATAATTCTcataatcttaaaaataatctacTGAACTAACAACGCaaagctatttttttaaattaaactgcaATCGGAttacttttattatatttctattattattactttctCCATTTCTTAGGTAGTgctattttattgataaaaagtgttatttttaacaaatggtCCAAAGGAGAACTATAGAAATATCCAGTGACCTCATCATGCACCACAACAATCAAAGTTATCAGctacatttcaattttcagaCTGTCAATCTTGCTAGCAAAGACTTCAGCTCGATCCAGTACCTGCAGGACATTGCTGTCGAGCAAAATTTCGAAGTTACCTACGTAGACATCGAGGAAAAGTCTGTGTTTGGTCGTTGCCAGTGTCTGGTGCAGCTCTCCACTCTTCCGGTGGCCGTCTGTTTTGGCATCGGCAAGTTGCCAACAGATGCACAGGCCAATGCCGCCCACAATGCCCTGGAATACCTGAAGATAATGACCAAAAAATGAGCTGATTCCGCTTCAAGTTTTCATCCGGACTTGTCCGAGATCTTAAAAATTGCGCCTGTTCAATCGCAAGGTTCCCCAGCACAACGTTGCTGggaatttcacaatttttgctTTCTTCTCTTTATAGATTCATTTGACGGTTCCGTGCCGACTCTGATTTAGACGAAGCGCTGGCGACAGTGTTTTTTCATGTGTGTTGTTTTCACGGGCCTTAGCCGTTTGTAGTTTGTGCCGTTTTAGAATGTTCGCTATTATTTAGAGTCTTGATTTATTTGTAGTTTAAATCTTGTTCTGTTGAATTTTCCaggaatgtttttaatttttattgagatGGTAGTGGGTTATTTGCAAATAGGGCtcatttgtatattttaaaagaaaagcaCAAATTGCGAACGGCTTTGGAGACTCAAACGTAACCATATGTAAAGGGAATGATAGCGTGTATTTTACAAGCTATACTTTGCATAGAATTAGtggtttttttcgaaataaaagcAAACTTTATTTGTCTCCGAACCCCCTAATAATATGCACtacataaatattgaaataaggCATAAACTAGTATTTTATGCTCTTTAATATAGTAATATTTAACGGTGTTTATTATGAATATAATTGTAGCTTTGTTCTAGCCTAATCTGTAAAATGCATAGGCACTAGCGCGTATTCTAATTATATCGTGACGTGTGAGATGTAATGGAGCCCCAAACTACGAGATATACAACTGACGTATATGATGCGTAAAGGGAGCATTTATTTAATGCAAAGTATAGAGGTTGTACcccataataataataataataaatagtcAGCGTAATTAACATATATGTCAATAAGCGAGCTAATGGTCTATTGATGCTGTGTAGGCCTTTATCCACTGGCACACCGACCTTCGCTCAGAATTCTACTTGCATTCACATTGTTTGTTTCTCTAAAAAGTAGGTTCTACATTTTTAGATGAACTCGATGGCCATAGACTAAAAGTGAATTCCTAGTCAAATTAAAGTCGGAAATTTCTTACACACATATCACCAAAACTCATTATTAAAGGAGTTATAATACAATATGATGCTCTGTTACATTTAATATCACAGATAACTTTTTTAAGTATTGACTTTTGCACAAGtgtacattaaatattttcggcTTGAAATTGACTAAGACACACTCGTAGGTTGTCTGCGGCCATCGAGCCGTGGGGATTGATGTGTAtgctaattaaataaataaatatcaaagtttgagttttatttttgtttccaaatttctcaTCTTCATTCTAAAGGAAACATCACTCTGTATCTTaccaaatttcacaaaaactggttGACGGGATATCCAGAATGATCCgaattaatttccaatttttttttgcttaaatataTCTTACTTAAATGATGAGTTGATAcggttaattttttgtttttaattaaaatcatttagACATTAAGTTTTCAGATAAAtgtgtaaataaaaactaatcaTTATTTTGCATAACCAACATAATTGGATTATTCACATTGAAATtggtgtaaaaaaattaaacgtatTTGTCGCCCTTATCTTGGTTAacaaaaagagttttttttcttacattcAGTCATACGTTTATTAGAACTTTAATAATTATGCCAATCTTCacagataaaatttattttgtttgtgtCCCGAAAGAATCCTGAAACAACACAGATGACATCCGCATCGGGGCCTGGTCGTCGCAGTTATCCTGTTCCATCACCATGTCCCAGCTCAACACTATTGCGTAATATTACGCACGGTTTGATGCTTTATTACACTCAGTTAATTGTGATTGCTGAATTTGTGTTGTGTGTTATCCTTGAGTTATTTCAAATGTTCTGATATAGGACTAGAAAAcctattttatttacaaccaTCATAGTTATAATTTCAATTAGTTCTTTAATCATGTTTTTGTCATTCGAAATTTTTAGCGCCCATGAATGGATAAATGTGATGAACCTGATCGAACATTAGTTGTCTGCTCAAAACACTGAAGAATTTGAGCTCCAAAAAAAGAACCATAAAAACCTACGCATGGTATAGTAGAAGTGAAGGTAGGTAATATATAcggcgtgacatagaaaagagaacaccccgtaaaaatggttttatttaaataatttttggtatgtacGTTTCTTACACTAAAACAactacttcattaaaaaatgaaaccaatttaattgttaaaaactaaaaaaaaatcatttttcggtcttccgcggtgtcttatacattgCTGTACGcgtctaggcatggatctaatggggtgattgatgtcctctagAGGATTTCATTCCAGGCTGACATAGCACCGCTAGAGTTTGtgggggatggggtaaattatgcaaccttctatcTACAATAttctatatattttcaatctgtgagaggtctggagatcgacGTAGCCAAGGTAGCGAATTGATTGCATTCttttgaaagaagtccatagtcactctggacacatgtggtcgtgcattgcCTTGCTAGAAAACtagattaacaagagtttccagatacGGTGTCAGGACTTCTTAgatgtatcgttgggctgTCATGCTGCCTCTAATGAAACGTAAAGGTGAtctgctaccatatgcaatagcaccccaaaccattattCCAAATATCTGATAGATATGCatttgtattgtaaactgaggatctCGCTTTTCACTCTGTCCTTTCTCTTGCCCAACCATTATGCATACCGAGACAAAATCTgaattcgtcactaaacacgatattatcccatttcACATTCCAATGTATCGGTTctctgcagtcgattttgacgatgatttaaggtgagaggtaacacaagatggggacGGTAGAAAACCAGTCCGAAACTTATTATCCGGCGATAAGTGGTTCGAATGCCAATGGACCttccatactcagcaaaccGTTGGTCCGCAAGTGCTctcgacgagacgaacctATCTTTTAGGACCATAATCCGAACGCGACGACcttggcgttctgtagttcttcgggaGCGTCCAGTGCTTCTCCTTCTGCCCGTTTGCTCTTCTTTTGGAACCATGCCTGACAACGTTTCACTATAGTTTTTACACTACAGTTCAATCTAATGAGGATTTCCCTAAATAACAGACCAGTCTCTGGCAAATCCACtattcgacctctctcaaaGGCGTTCAatcgatgaaaatttcgcttcATTGTGCGtctatttgattaatttgaaagcaCTTTCTAGCCCACTATATGCCAAATAAATGATGTTGTTGAGCAATATGCAGGGGTTCCTTCTTTGGAggttggagataccacccgcgaATTATTATACGAGAGCGCTTACACGCGAGCACTACTCGTAGTACTTGTCGGTTCAAGGTACCGACGTTGCACTTCTAGTTACGAGAGTCCAGGACGGACTAGATACCTGCTCAGCAAGGTAAACACGTGGGATCTCCCGAAAGTCTTGGAATTAGGACAACCCGTCAAATTACTGcactatttattaacttattcGTAAATAGTTATTACTAAACTTAATTGAAGTAAACACGAGATTGATTGATTGCGAGGCCGAGTATTAGTACGAGTTGTGATTTGGTGGGGTATCCGAGGTGTTGAACCGTCAACGACACTGGTCAGAGTAGTGACTATGATAACGAGAAGAAGTGAATGATAAATTCCATCCTCTCCCAGCCCTTAAGTACTGGGAGATGATGGCCAACCGACATAGGCGTACTATTACGCGGGATGACTTTCCCTTGAAGAAGGCCCATTATGCCCAGAACGACGACCAATGAGCAGATCATCCCGTGACCGGAATATTGCCGTCGTTTCGAACGAAACGTGACGGTACCCCCAATTTCGCCCACCGCCAAAGGTAACGATGGAGAATTCCGACACCCAAGAACCACGTCCGATGCACATTTATAACTTGCTTACCTCGCAATATAGTTTCTTTGGAAGAACACAAAGCCGAggaattttgactaataaaCCATTTGTTTAAGTATGACGGGTCGTGACATCTGGGAAGCAAGCAAATACaagatgtgcaggggcgtAGCTTTGGGGTTTACATCAACTACCAATGTATCAAGTTTTGGCCCCTCAAGTCTTAACAGATATTTTgtagtcatattgttgatattttattgcaatttttatagtaaaaaaacactaaaattccttataactcgtaaatacaatGATAAATatggttgaaaatttaatcattttttgtgttCTCATATACCGACATGCGCactaaaaagtatttaaataaaacaatttttacgagGTGCTCTCTTTTCTACGTCGTGCAGTATAACATATCTATTAATGTCATCCTTACATACTTTATAGCTCTAAATTATCGAATTTTAATAGGTAATTTTTGTTAccgatgataaaaaataataaaaaataaataataaaatattaacaaacgtacgaaagtattttttctcgCATTTAATACTGCAtttgagtgatttttttttaaggtggCGGGGGTGGTAGACCAAAATAGGACGGTATGCGATAGTAAATAATCAACATTTTCGAAATCGTGGGCAAATTCAATATGAATCCCCCTGtacattttaaacgaaaaaacaGCCGACCTTGAAATGATCATGTCTATCATGTGCATATCaataatcattatttaaaaattgatttttttggcgTTTACCTTACCCTTTGTGTTCGATTACTTTTAGCGCATGTTTGAATGAAagcaaattgtttattttcccaCTGCATTTCTAAGAATACAAAAAGAAAGTTTAAACATTGTCCACAtgggaaacaaaaaaacagttcATAGTGCATTTGGCAGTCGAGGTTTTCCTCCTGACAATGCATAAGATTGAAAAGCGCTTTGCGCACCCGCGCCACGCGCCTCTGTTCGACAGAGTCTGTATAGTTATAATTAGTCATTTCTCATTTTCGGCTATCGCTCGTGGTACAAGTGGAAAACGCCATACTCAGTTCTCTTAAAAATTCCGATCCGAACATTTGTTCATCACGTTTTCAGCTATCACGAATCGACAATGAACCAAACTACGATCCGCGATGTTTTGTCTATCGCAAACATTTACGCATAAAAATCTAATCAAATAGGGATTATTTAATCAACGGCACGTTTATATTCCATTTTTCGATTCCAAGATGTTAAACATATATATAAACGTGGATTTGTTAGTTGCCTTAAGGTGTTTGAGAAAGGCATGTAGCTGATCCCGACACCGCACttaagttacaaaagttggaGTGGAGTGAGGAAGCTTTCACACGAATTTCAAGGTAAGAGCTTTTAAGTTCCATTCATAAATTTGAAGCATTAGTGTTATTGAAATTACACAATATTAGGTACGCCAGTAACCTAACATGAACACGCGTTTATGTACAAACTTACGCTTACGTAAGAACACCGAATTGTCCTGAACCGGCACTTTGATTGAGATGAAACCGTAATCATATCGAGTTTTAAAACTAGCGCACGGTTTGCTTTGCCATTGCCACAAAGTAGGTACTATAAAACTATTCGCTTTATTCTCCACAGAGCAACTTGACTTAAGCAGACTAATAACGTGCTCTGCTACGGCTTAGGTATGTTATTATCCAAAGCCTGACCTGCCTGACTAAGTTAATAGTGCATATGTCCTCCAATTCGCTCCAACGCAACAGCGTATAGATTTAATTGCTATGTGAATGGCAAACTAAAATTCCAAAtgtaaataacgaaaaattattGGATGACGATGCTCATTTTCATATTCTGGTTGAGACAAAGTCCCAAAATGCTAACATTTGCACCAATTCACTTAGTATTCCCTTTTGGGATTCTTGGACTCCCCTTCGAATTTTTAACCCCCTGTGTAATCACATACAGGTATGAGCAGTTTAAGTGGAAATAAGTGAGAGAAGGACCGTACAAGGTTTCGGACGATAAAGACCAACGAATTTGGTTAAGAGACTAGCGGCTGACGTGGGCGGAAGTAGCCAGTGTTTTGCCAGATCTCTCACCGGTCCAGAATATTTACTAATATAAGTGCTACTGATGGATTAATcgctttttccaatttatttatattgctgcatttttctctaatatttcaaaaatttcgatcGCCTCAAAGGCAGCGAAATTGATGCTAACTTAAACATCCAAGTGGTGACACCCGCGGGTCTGATTTCGCCCACTATGTTGTTGGTCTTTGTCGAAAGCCTATTCGACCTTGTGTAATCCTTCTCTTACTTGCAGAACCCCAAAGTTTCCATTTGAATCGATGATAATTATGCATATCGAGGTGGAAAACAGTCAAATTAGAATTCTTTCCTCACAACATGAAATCTTGCTCAGACAACCCGTCTGGTTCTCCAGCGACAAAATATTGCGGGATTTGTTCGGGAATAAATTTGTGAAActgctaaaaaaattttgcctGGAAAAAAAAGAGCTTGGACCCAGAAAAGTTGTCACTCTGTAACTGTATCAATGAACTGCAAATACTGCAAATTTCAGTTtacatctcaaaaactgtaggAGACctagctaaaaaaaaattattgagcttTAACATCCTGTGTATGTTAAAGTTTTGAGATGTAGGAACTTGTTTTGCTACCTTTTGATCACTTTATGGTTAAACAAACAGTGATTAGCGCATTGGCCACCCTTTTTCAGACGCCAAGTATTGGCCATGatactaaaaaaatcatattattgcataaaaaaattgcaataaatattttcaaatctacTTCAACATGTTTCACTTCTTGAGTTCTGTAGAATTTTCggagtttgaaaaaattcaaatatcaccaaaaagagaaaattactTGGCAATTCAATTTGTGGGGATAAACACTTAACatgtagatatttttatcGCCTAAAATATGCAGTGTCGTAGAAGCAATTGCAATAGGCCTCCGATTCACTTGTAGGCtcggaaaacattttcaattgtaCTTTGATCGGCCCTTAAAGCCTTCGGGATCTTTTTCGCTATAAGAAGTATAAACGAGGTAATTAAATTAGAGTTCTAATAACTTTATGGAAGATAACATAATTTTCACGAAAACCAAGAGATTAACCAATCTTGGACTCTTATACCGTGCGTTTTTTAACGCTCAATATAGAGGTTCACGGTAGATTAACGACGCTGATATATGTAGATAGATCTTAATGTTTCGGGGGATCCCCCGTCcactaaaaagtttttttaatgatcacccaaTGTATTAGTTAAAACGAAATAGTTTTCTTAACTTCTTTTATTCAAAGTGTTTGTTGATATAGATAGTGGAGGAAGTTTACATAATTTATAGAACAATTGAGTTTCACGGAGTAATCAAAGCAATAATGCTGAAAGAGTGAAACCCGTTGGTTACTTAGTGCTGCTATTCAAGGTGTCAATGACAGAAAATTGATATTGACAAAAGCTACAAGTGCAAATAATCTTTATGTCATAACGGCTACAGTGGAAAGTAAACATTGAAATTGTTTATCAagtttattttgcaattaaatacTTTTAGTACAAAAAAAGGATTATCAATGAGTAACCGAATATCATCCATTAGCTCCACATATAAATAAACTGTGGGTatcaaatcaataaattttcttatatgAAGTGGTGTTAGGATGTGAGTAACTAATGAATAACCTCCGACCAAACAGTGGCTGCTCCCAAAGCAGGAACACTTTTTATCCAAAGGTAATTAGACGATTcacaaaaactttaataaatctAACACCTCATGAAAGTGGCACTACCAAATCCTCACCTTGTCTCAGGACCCACCGATACTCATTTTTTATAACgagattcaacaagaaaatagcaatataaaaaaatgctgtGTAGTACCCTAATGTGACAACTACTGCAATCCTGCAGCAAGACGAAAGAGAATAACCTCTAAATGTCTTtaatcaataacaaaattgtATTTCTACTCCTAGATATATAGCAATGGACTTTATATGCGGAGGCCTGGCGGCTAGCGGCGCCTCTCTTTTCAGCAACCCCTTCGATGTCCTCAAAACAAGAATGCAGTTACAAGGTGAATTACAAGCAAAGGGGCAACACGCCGTCCATTACAAAAACGCATTCCATGCCGGGTATGTGGTGGCCAAGAACGAAGGCATTAGAGGGCTTCAAAGGGGCCTGGGGGTAGCGATGACTCTGCACGGGGTTAGGAACTGTGTTCGATTAGgtagtttattattttatagttcCAAAGTTGTTGTTCTCTTACTGTTTTGGACCTTTCAGGTTTGTATCAGACCTTAGAAAATCACGGATTTCTCACCGACTCGTCAGGAAAGACAGTATTATACAAGAGTGCCATAGCTAGTGGAGTAGCCGGGGCCACAGGTGCTTTTTGCGGAAGTCCTTTATTTCTCATCAAAACACAGCTTCAATCGCAGGCAGCAGAACAGATAGCAGTCGGACATCAACACGGGCATAGAGGGACTATTAGTGCGATTAAGGATATCTACTATAAACATGGGGTAAGTTTATGTACTATGTCTATATTTCATGAGCACCGTCACCAACAGACGTGAAGATATCACCTTGGTCCCACTTCGCTTTCAAGCCATCAGtatttcttcttttatttGTATGGTCCCgttctattttcttcttaaacGGTTTTCCTGAAAATAGGTTTCCCGTCGATCCTGACGAATATTGTTCCCGGCTTATAATCCCGTCACCAGCAATGGTGGGTAGTGTGTGTTTCCACGTATCCCAGGAAGTTCAACTTGAAACCCTCCAAATTTCCTCTCTATGACAAGATTCAAcctttccgttttttttttttttgaagactCACGTATGCATTGATACGAGAAGTATAGTTTCTTCTTACAGTACGGATTGGTATCTTTCAGATAAAAGGTTTATGGAGGGGCGTGACAGGTACAATAATCCGAGCCATGGCAGGTTCCTCTTCCCAACTCACCACTTTCGCAATATCAAAAGACAAACTCAAAGAGAACGTTTATTTACGAGATTCACCAATGCTTACATCGCTGGTCGCCAGTATTTTCAGTGGGTTCATACAAACTATTGTGATAAACCCATTCGATGTAGTTTCGACGAGACTTTACAATCAAGGTGTTATATTGGACAGTTCCACAACAGGAAAAACACTTAACTAGTTTGTTTTCAGGAGTCGACGCCAACGGAAAAGGGCTGTTTTACGCGGGGGTTATAGACTGTTTCCTAAAAATGCTAAGAACGGAGGGTTTCGCTGGATTTTATAAGGGAGTTGTAGCGAATTATATGCGACTGGCCCCTCATTCGCTTTTCTGTTTACTGTTTTGGGATATACTTAAAGGTTTAAAAGTGCGGTACGTTGATGCAAGAGCGAAACGGTCATTGCTGATAGAGCAGAACCAGTAGCAGTTACTTCTGATGTTTAATGGTGGGTTGATGCTCACCTACGACTTATCATTTAGCATCCATCATCTATGACTTGATTACCCAAAATAGAACACatctatatttttattaattaatttattatttattaatttaaatatttcaaatgtaTACTAAATAGGTACTTATATGTGATATATGTAGGTACCTAATTACATAGATGTAGAGTTTCTTAAGCTAGTCCAGTTGCACCAAATAGGGTTCAGGTACACCCGATCATCATCGGAGCATCTCagttgtaaatttcaaaaattaaattgacgaTGGAGGATCTTATTTTCAGCAAATTGAATAGGAACATGGTTATAAAAATGCCTTGTTAAGGTaaagtgttgaaaatgtctCATAGTGTTTTATCTTAATAGAATATATAAGATAATAgatgcttaaaaaaaacttcagaaTACAAACAATGTCGCCTCAATTGGGGCTGAACATCTACATAGTGATGGCTGTTAACACATAAaaagatagaaaaaaatagatgGGGATCTGGCTTTATCAAAATAGCTAACACCTGTAAATTTTTAGCACCAACAGAGACATTATTTATATCCGTAAGCCTAGTAGTCGccccaaatttaaaatgagatAACATTATCATAAGttgaatttttacaatttataaTTGGGAAGTTTTATATGTATGAAGGTTGGGAGAGAGAGGAGGAACCTTTGATACCCATAATGTGACAATAGaccgatttttttataactttctaTAGTAATCATATTTAACtacaagaaaatttcatataagttaatttaatcttaaacaaatattaaaaaatcgcaaGGACACATTGAAATACGAATTTCGAGTATAGCCAAAGATATGTGGAATTATGCTGTGATTTCAACGATATAAATTATGATATTAAGGCCTCCATCACTCATTCAACAATCAGTGATATTATTGCTACTGTTaagcaaatatttagtttaaggtttatttgtaaataaattatttgaaatacttAGTAGTTGATTTTTGACCACCGTTTTTGTTATCTAGGTGCtctttaattcttttaataataCTTCCCAAGTAAGGTGTGTTGGAAGAAACGACATTTCCTGAAAATAGGACTTGGAAAGAATAATAGCTCCAGGACGAGTAGAAATTATTGACCAATTTTCTAAGCTTTCGATATACCCTACTTCTTTTGCAGATCCGCGTAGAAACCCCTATTTTAGATTGATCTAATATTTTTAGGCAGTCACACAATCCAAACATGTAAaagtatacggggtgtttaatttaaaacaaaaaaggtgCTAAATACTTTTAGTCTACCTGGAAGTGCCATTAGTTGAATGGTCTCTAGCGTGTTTACTCCCGTATCTTCTATATGGCCGTATGCCGAGCTTACATAGAAACGTTTAATTAAGTGCTTCTGCATGCATCCTGTTCCCGGTTTCATGGCACGAGAAAGACCTACAGCCTTACCTTACTCTAATTTCtcacttattttatttattta
This window contains:
- the LOC136348612 gene encoding protein Loquacious-like isoform X1: MHPVSHMQQQPGMPPVQPPPGGLHHPRKTKPVKTMQLQSERLTLTEEAKLVYTPSDVNGSINNKTPVSVLQELLSRRGITPKYELLQIEGAIHEPVFRYRVFLNSDFLATGTGRSKKDAKHAAAKNLLDLLVGKVTPEQANQTNGTPGAADITAQVVSPYDDKVMGNPIGWLQEMCMSRRWPPPLYEMEHEEGLPHERQFTIACQVLKLREIGTGKSKKLAKRVAANKMWQTLQDLPLDGNNFPGFDPDEEITGKAGNLPQRYAGLKDSKIPILNNQQSQKVSQFHKALKQSAGKKLNDLQTVNLASKDFSSIQYLQDIAVEQNFEVTYVDIEEKSVFGRCQCLVQLSTLPVAVCFGIGKLPTDAQANAAHNALEYLKIMTKK
- the LOC136348612 gene encoding protein Loquacious-like isoform X2, translated to MHPVSHMQQQPGMPPVQPPPGGLHHPRKTKPVKTMQLQSERLTLTEEAKLVYTPSDVNGSINNKTPVSVLQELLSRRGITPKYELLQIEGAIHEPVFRYRVFLNSDFLATGTGRSKKDAKHAAAKNLLDLLVGKVTPEQANQTNGTPGAADITAQVVSPYDDKVMGNPIGWLQEMCMSRRWPPPLYEMEHEEGLPHERQFTIACQVLKLREIGTGKSKKLAKRVAANKMWQTLQDLPLDGNNFPGFDPDEETVNLASKDFSSIQYLQDIAVEQNFEVTYVDIEEKSVFGRCQCLVQLSTLPVAVCFGIGKLPTDAQANAAHNALEYLKIMTKK
- the LOC136348614 gene encoding solute carrier family 25 member 35-like, with translation MDFICGGLAASGASLFSNPFDVLKTRMQLQGELQAKGQHAVHYKNAFHAGYVVAKNEGIRGLQRGLGVAMTLHGVRNCVRLGLYQTLENHGFLTDSSGKTVLYKSAIASGVAGATGAFCGSPLFLIKTQLQSQAAEQIAVGHQHGHRGTISAIKDIYYKHGIKGLWRGVTGTIIRAMAGSSSQLTTFAISKDKLKENVYLRDSPMLTSLVASIFSGFIQTIVINPFDVVSTRLYNQGVDANGKGLFYAGVIDCFLKMLRTEGFAGFYKGVVANYMRLAPHSLFCLLFWDILKGLKVRYVDARAKRSLLIEQNQ